In one window of Nocardia brasiliensis DNA:
- a CDS encoding ABC transporter ATP-binding protein, which produces MTGNFTAPLLEVTDLRVSFPSEEGRIEAVRGVNYTVSDGEVLAIVGESGSGKSVSSLAVMGLLPDQARIGGSIRLRGRELLGLGDRELSRLRGSAISMVFQDPLSALTPVYRVGEQIAEALLAHGKLSKAEAAAKAVELLKLVGIKEPEVRAKAFPHEFSGGMRQRVVIAMAIANDPALIICDEPTTALDVTVQKQILNLLRKARDITGAGVIMITHDMGIAATLADRVAVMYAGKIVETATTAELFSAPRMPYTVGLLGSIPRMDGPARAPLIPIAGSPPAMHDLPPGCSFAPRCPIAIDECRVAEPPLEKTNPGHAAACIRTAEVGTDALFEAYRQEVATPRTEAAASEQVVLRVSNLVKTFPITSGIVFRRRKGEIRAVDGISFEVRQGRTLALVGESGSGKSTTLTQILDLVSPESGTIEIMGSDVASLTKAQRREIRRKMQIVFQDPTASLDPRLPIFDAVAEPMRIDGRPRAEIERRVPELLEQVGLRREHAERYPADFSGGQKQRISIARALALDPELLVLDEPVSSLDVSIQAGVLNLLRELQIERGLSYLFVSHDLSVVRNLAHDIAVMFHGEIVESGTAEQIFAAPQHDYTRELIDAVPVPAVSR; this is translated from the coding sequence ATGACCGGCAACTTCACCGCGCCGCTGCTGGAGGTGACCGATCTGCGCGTCTCCTTCCCCAGCGAAGAGGGACGCATCGAGGCGGTGCGCGGGGTCAACTACACGGTGTCCGACGGCGAAGTGCTCGCCATCGTCGGCGAGTCCGGCTCCGGCAAGTCGGTGTCCTCGCTCGCGGTGATGGGCCTGCTGCCGGACCAGGCCCGCATCGGCGGCTCGATCCGGTTGCGCGGGCGGGAACTGCTCGGCCTCGGCGACCGCGAATTGTCCAGGCTGCGCGGCAGTGCCATCAGCATGGTGTTCCAGGATCCGCTCTCTGCGCTGACCCCGGTGTACCGGGTCGGCGAGCAGATCGCCGAAGCGCTACTGGCACACGGCAAACTGAGCAAGGCCGAGGCCGCGGCCAAGGCAGTGGAACTGCTGAAGCTGGTCGGCATCAAGGAACCCGAGGTGCGCGCCAAGGCGTTTCCGCACGAGTTCTCCGGCGGCATGCGCCAGCGCGTCGTCATCGCGATGGCGATCGCGAACGACCCGGCGCTGATCATCTGCGACGAGCCGACCACCGCGCTGGACGTCACGGTGCAGAAGCAGATCCTCAACCTGCTGCGCAAGGCGCGCGATATCACCGGCGCGGGCGTCATCATGATCACCCACGACATGGGTATCGCGGCGACGCTGGCCGACCGGGTCGCGGTGATGTACGCCGGAAAGATCGTCGAAACTGCCACCACCGCAGAGCTTTTCAGCGCACCCCGGATGCCGTACACGGTGGGCCTGCTCGGTTCCATCCCGCGGATGGACGGCCCGGCCAGGGCGCCGCTGATCCCGATCGCCGGCTCGCCGCCCGCCATGCACGATCTGCCCCCGGGCTGCTCGTTCGCGCCGCGCTGCCCGATCGCGATCGACGAGTGCCGGGTCGCCGAGCCGCCTTTGGAGAAGACCAACCCGGGCCACGCCGCCGCCTGCATCCGCACCGCGGAGGTCGGCACCGACGCGCTGTTCGAGGCCTACCGGCAGGAGGTTGCCACGCCGCGCACCGAGGCCGCGGCGAGCGAGCAGGTGGTGCTGCGGGTCTCGAACCTGGTGAAAACCTTCCCGATCACCTCCGGCATCGTGTTCCGGCGCCGCAAGGGCGAGATCCGGGCGGTGGACGGGATCAGCTTCGAGGTCCGGCAGGGCCGCACGCTCGCGCTGGTCGGCGAGTCCGGTTCCGGCAAATCGACGACGCTCACCCAGATTCTGGACCTGGTCAGCCCGGAATCGGGCACCATCGAGATCATGGGCAGCGATGTCGCGTCCCTGACCAAGGCGCAGCGCCGCGAGATCCGCAGGAAGATGCAGATCGTCTTCCAGGACCCGACCGCGTCGCTGGACCCGCGCCTGCCGATCTTCGACGCGGTGGCCGAGCCGATGCGCATCGACGGGCGTCCGCGGGCCGAGATCGAGCGGCGCGTGCCCGAACTGCTCGAACAGGTCGGGCTGCGGCGCGAGCACGCCGAGCGCTACCCCGCCGACTTCTCCGGCGGTCAGAAGCAGCGCATCAGCATCGCCCGCGCACTGGCGCTGGATCCGGAGCTGCTCGTGCTGGACGAGCCGGTGTCCTCGCTGGATGTCTCCATTCAGGCCGGTGTGCTGAACCTGTTGCGCGAGTTGCAGATCGAGCGCGGTCTGTCCTATCTGTTCGTCTCGCACGATCTGTCCGTGGTGCGCAATCTGGCGCACGACATCGCGGTGATGTTCCACGGGGAGATCGTCGAATCCGGTACCGCGGAACAGATTTTCGCGGCGCCACAGCACGATTACACCCGCGAGCTGATCGACGCGGTGCCCGTGCCCGCCGTCAGCCGATAG
- a CDS encoding ABC transporter permease, producing MTGFLLRRALHYVVLLLLASFLTFSLASLTFRPLDSLEQRNPRPPQAVIDAKAEELHLNDPIPQRYLTWLKGIPQGDFGKTLAGQPVSEELPRRVAVSLRLLIIGSVVGTILGVLIGAAGAIRQYKFSDYFTTVISLLVLSTPVFLLATLLKYGALEINSLTGTQIFLYTGETSANRIDGFWPQLLDRVQHLVLPTAGLALGGMAGYSRYQRNAMLDVLQSDFIRTARAKGLTRSKALYKHGLRTALIPMATLFAYSLLGLITGATFTEKIFGWHGVGEWLVDSINAQDLYPVVTVTAFAGLVVLVSGLLSDIVLALLDPRVRVS from the coding sequence ATGACCGGCTTCCTGCTACGACGCGCGCTTCACTATGTCGTGCTGTTGCTGCTGGCGTCGTTCCTGACCTTCAGCCTGGCGTCGTTGACGTTCCGGCCGCTGGACAGTCTGGAACAACGCAATCCGCGCCCGCCGCAGGCGGTGATCGACGCCAAGGCCGAGGAGTTACATCTCAACGACCCGATCCCGCAGCGCTATCTCACCTGGCTCAAAGGGATTCCGCAAGGCGATTTCGGGAAGACCCTGGCCGGTCAGCCGGTGAGCGAGGAGCTGCCGCGCCGGGTCGCGGTGAGCCTGCGGCTGCTGATCATCGGTTCGGTGGTCGGCACGATACTCGGCGTCTTGATCGGTGCGGCGGGCGCGATCCGGCAATACAAATTCAGCGACTACTTCACCACGGTCATCTCACTACTGGTGCTCAGCACACCGGTGTTCCTACTCGCGACATTGCTGAAATACGGTGCGCTGGAAATAAATTCGCTGACCGGCACGCAGATATTCCTCTATACCGGGGAAACCTCGGCGAACCGGATCGACGGATTCTGGCCGCAGCTGCTCGACCGGGTGCAGCATCTCGTGCTGCCGACGGCGGGCCTGGCGCTCGGCGGCATGGCGGGCTACAGCCGCTATCAGCGCAACGCCATGCTCGACGTGCTGCAGAGCGATTTCATCCGCACCGCCCGCGCGAAGGGCCTCACCCGCAGCAAGGCGCTCTACAAGCACGGTCTGCGGACCGCGCTGATCCCGATGGCGACGCTGTTCGCCTACAGCCTGCTCGGCCTGATCACCGGCGCGACGTTCACCGAGAAGATCTTCGGCTGGCACGGGGTCGGCGAGTGGCTCGTCGATTCGATCAACGCCCAGGACCTGTACCCGGTGGTCACGGTGACCGCGTTCGCCGGATTGGTGGTGCTGGTGTCGGGCCTGCTCTCCGATATCGTGCTGGCCCTGCTCGATCCGCGGGTGCGTGTGTCATGA
- a CDS encoding ABC transporter permease, which produces MTEAEIIVQGAPEPAATGRRKLVWRRFLRNKPAVIGGVILILLFIASFALPPLLKYDYQQLDYTALLKPPSAKHPFGTTQIGQDVLAQTLRGMQKSLVIGLCVAVFSTIIAATAGALAGLLGGWTDRAIMWLVDLLLVVPSFIIVALFAPRTKGSGSILLLILLLSVFGWMISARIVRGLTLSLRDREFVRAARYMGAPTRTVILSHILPNIASILIIDTTLAVGAAIMAETGLSFLGFGVQPPDVSLGSLIAAGTKSALTYPWLFLFAGGLLITIVLCANLVGDGLRDAFDPGAKRARSKKKAKS; this is translated from the coding sequence GTGACCGAAGCCGAGATCATCGTGCAAGGGGCGCCGGAGCCTGCCGCGACCGGCCGGCGCAAACTGGTGTGGCGCCGATTCCTGCGCAACAAGCCCGCCGTGATCGGTGGCGTGATCCTGATCCTGCTCTTCATCGCGAGCTTCGCCCTGCCCCCGCTGCTGAAATACGACTACCAGCAGCTGGATTACACCGCGCTGCTCAAGCCGCCGAGTGCCAAGCATCCGTTCGGCACCACGCAGATCGGGCAGGACGTGCTCGCCCAGACGCTGCGCGGCATGCAGAAGTCGCTGGTGATCGGCCTGTGCGTGGCGGTGTTCTCCACCATCATCGCGGCGACCGCGGGCGCGCTGGCCGGGCTGCTCGGCGGCTGGACCGACCGCGCGATCATGTGGCTGGTCGATCTGCTGCTCGTGGTGCCCAGCTTCATCATCGTCGCGCTGTTCGCGCCGCGCACGAAGGGCAGCGGGTCGATCCTGCTGCTGATCCTGCTGCTCAGCGTGTTCGGCTGGATGATCAGCGCGCGCATCGTGCGCGGCCTCACGCTGAGCCTGCGTGACCGCGAATTCGTCAGGGCCGCACGGTATATGGGCGCACCGACGCGCACGGTCATCCTCAGCCACATCCTGCCGAACATCGCCTCGATCCTGATCATCGACACCACGCTGGCGGTCGGCGCGGCGATCATGGCCGAAACCGGGCTCAGCTTCCTCGGTTTCGGCGTGCAACCGCCGGACGTCTCGCTCGGCTCGCTCATCGCGGCAGGCACCAAATCGGCACTGACCTATCCGTGGCTGTTCCTGTTCGCCGGTGGCCTGTTGATCACCATCGTGTTGTGCGCCAACCTGGTCGGCGACGGACTGCGGGACGCGTTCGACCCCGGTGCCAAGCGGGCGCGCTCGAAGAAGAAGGCGAAATCATGA
- a CDS encoding ABC transporter family substrate-binding protein, with protein sequence MRVRSSRELALRCAIPLVALALVVTGCGTDDADSASGVTSAIGSTSDINPKDPAQLRDGGNLRLPTTAFPANWNTLSVDGNDAEIADIERPLMPRAFRTNAAGEFTVDTDYFTDVQLTSTDPQVVTYTINPKAVWSDGNPITWEDIASQAKALDGTDKRYLIAITVGFDRVAKVERGVDDRQAVITFKQPFTEWRGQFAGNMSLFPKSVTADPETFNKGLIDTMGPTAGPFLVQSTDRGQGRIVLGRNPNWWGDKPRLDTITYSVLDSTAWVQAVQNNELDAAQLRTLDDVTTLRRSKDVAIRRAPGNRWRHITFNGAPGSILADPALRVAISKAIDRQGIASAVQNGLVEQPKPLNNHVFLEGQKGYQDNSLGYDPAAAAKELDALGWKLNGDTREKDGRKLEIRDVMYKDDVWVQIAQIIQQNLAQIGVKLIIDTKPGAGYFTDVIIPGNFDAAQFIYVGDAFPFSSIPQTYGFHPGDWQNNFGQIGSPELNDLIDRTLSELDPQKAIALANEVDRKVFEEGHSLPLTQSEGNWGVRADIANFGSPGLASYDYTKIGFVQ encoded by the coding sequence ATGAGGGTCCGATCGAGCCGAGAGTTAGCACTGCGCTGCGCGATACCGCTGGTCGCGCTGGCCCTTGTCGTGACGGGTTGCGGCACCGACGACGCCGACTCGGCCAGCGGTGTGACCAGCGCGATCGGCAGCACCAGCGACATCAACCCGAAGGACCCCGCGCAGCTGCGCGACGGCGGCAACCTGCGGCTGCCGACCACGGCGTTCCCGGCGAACTGGAACACGCTGTCGGTGGACGGCAACGACGCCGAAATCGCCGACATCGAACGGCCGCTGATGCCGAGGGCGTTCCGCACGAACGCCGCGGGCGAGTTCACCGTCGACACCGACTATTTCACCGACGTGCAGCTCACCAGTACCGACCCGCAGGTGGTCACCTACACGATCAACCCGAAAGCCGTGTGGTCCGACGGCAACCCGATCACCTGGGAAGACATCGCGTCCCAGGCGAAGGCACTCGACGGCACCGACAAGCGCTACCTGATCGCCATCACGGTCGGCTTCGACCGGGTGGCGAAGGTGGAGCGCGGGGTGGACGACCGGCAGGCGGTCATCACGTTCAAACAGCCGTTCACCGAGTGGCGCGGACAGTTCGCCGGGAACATGTCGCTGTTCCCCAAGTCGGTCACCGCCGATCCGGAGACCTTCAACAAGGGCCTGATCGACACCATGGGGCCGACCGCGGGCCCGTTCCTGGTCCAGTCGACCGATCGCGGGCAGGGCCGAATCGTGCTGGGCCGCAACCCGAACTGGTGGGGCGACAAACCCAGGCTCGACACCATCACCTACAGCGTGCTCGACAGCACCGCCTGGGTACAGGCCGTGCAGAACAACGAGCTCGATGCCGCGCAGCTGCGCACCCTCGACGACGTGACGACGCTGCGGCGGTCCAAGGACGTCGCCATCCGGCGCGCGCCGGGTAATCGCTGGCGCCACATCACCTTCAACGGCGCCCCCGGCTCCATCCTCGCCGATCCCGCGCTGCGCGTGGCGATCTCGAAGGCGATCGACCGGCAGGGCATCGCGAGCGCTGTGCAGAACGGCCTGGTTGAGCAGCCGAAGCCGCTGAACAACCACGTCTTCCTGGAAGGGCAGAAGGGCTACCAGGACAACAGCCTCGGCTACGACCCCGCCGCCGCGGCAAAGGAACTCGACGCGCTCGGCTGGAAGCTCAACGGCGACACCAGGGAAAAGGACGGCCGCAAGCTCGAGATCCGCGACGTCATGTACAAGGACGACGTCTGGGTGCAGATCGCGCAGATCATCCAGCAGAACCTCGCCCAGATCGGCGTCAAGCTCATCATCGACACCAAACCGGGCGCGGGCTACTTCACCGACGTGATCATCCCGGGCAACTTCGACGCCGCGCAGTTCATCTACGTCGGTGACGCGTTCCCGTTCAGCAGCATCCCGCAGACCTACGGGTTCCATCCCGGCGACTGGCAGAACAACTTCGGTCAGATCGGCTCACCGGAACTCAACGACCTCATCGATCGCACCCTGTCCGAACTGGATCCGCAGAAGGCGATCGCACTCGCCAACGAGGTGGACCGGAAGGTGTTCGAGGAGGGACATTCGCTGCCACTGACCCAGTCCGAAGGCAACTGGGGCGTGCGCGCCGATATCGCCAACTTCGGCTCGCCGGGGCTGGCGTCCTACGACTACACCAAGATCGGATTCGTGCAGTGA